The nucleotide window TCGGCGCAAAGATACTTGTTATTAGCATTTCTTTGGCTCCCAGGCAGCATTGTAGTGTAAGAAAACCCATATTTGATAtgaattatgaaaaaaagtCCATCGATGTCATATGACTTTTATTTAGGACATTTATTTATGAGAATTAGATCCGTgttttcccaacctttgttgagccaaggcacctgtTTTACATTCGAAAAACCTCAAGGTaaaccacccccccaaaaaaattatcaaaaatatCAAAGCTGTTTTACTGAACACGAAGCTGATATTGTTGGAGGAAGCCGTGacctattctgttgtatgaatggcaacaagtggATACACAGCTTTATTGTATCTTTTGCCATCCAATGGAAGACCATTTATTTTTCGGCCTGTCACTAAAtgccgctggcatagatagaacagcaaatatatatttgattaataatcaatgatttcaataataatacaataatagaCATTTATAACATTGCTATGACGGTATCCTTTCAGTTTCAACCTAACTATACAAGAATAATTGATTTTCATAAGAGTCAACGTCTACTGAACCGAAAGGAAAACCATGACGAAGTAGTAACCATTTTTCAGCCAAGACAATTTGACAAATTGTTTTTTCACAagtttgaagcctcatttattCATTAGTTTccctttacagggactttaacagGTAGCTCTATAGTAGTGCtaaaatacaagaaattcaCAATTGGCAACAAATaacaggaggggaaaaaaatgaaaatgacggAAACCCGACATTTATTCAGATGTGAGCGTGTGTAAGCTCACCTATTTCGTGTCTCAGcatcccctccagccagtgctgACGGGCTCCGGCCAGGTTGATGGTCAGAGTGGGACGACAGCTCTCCACCATCATGACTGCCTGAGATAGCAGCTCGTCAGAGAGACGCACCACAACctaaagacacatttttttggttgtttacCATATAGGTGTGAttgagaaaaatgtcaatttattattaaaaatccatccatcttctataccacttatcctcattagggtcacgggtgtgaatatactgtatattattattttttaacattatgaGAAGTATAGGAATTTTGAAGAGACATTTCCGTCACATTCACTTCAAAAATGCATTGAATTTATCATATTAAGTTTCAAGCAGCATTTTTGTTAGAACTAGGACACAACAGTCAAATCTGACCGACTGTGCAAATTCTTACCGATGGTCACCGTCTGCCCAACGGCCGTGATAATGTGTCCCGGCCACATTACGCCGATCGCCGACTTAACGTGTCCGTACTTCTATGTCGCCACACGTTGTAACGACTTCCACAAAGCTAGCAGGTTGCGATATTAAACaaagaaatataataatgaGCCGATCATAGAAGCGTTGAGTGACGGCTATTACGGCGTTTTAGTAGTCATTATTTATTACAGAAAACTATCGGACCAATGGAGCTTTTGTGCTTCAAACATGCTGTTGGCAgcttaacttattttttttatttttttttgtgcaactgGAAAGTGCAGGGTTCCCACGATTACGACAACCAAGCTACAGTCATTGTAATGGTGCAAAGGTGAATTCGATATTTAatagtttgtttaaatgtggttTTATTATGTCGGTCGCCAAACAATAATCAAAAATATTATCCAATCACCACTTTTAAAAAATtccccaatcttttttttttttttttaggtaattAGAATACATACATGTTGGGAAACTGAACCTTAATGGCCATCAGTACCTGCAAAAAATACCACAAAGTGTGCATAAGAACAGGTTTTATCATCAGCATTAACTGGGCATCgtcacttgtttttattttgcttcgTTGTGCTTATTTGATGTGATACTTCAAAAACCAATTCCCCTTTTTGGAACATTTAGTCCAGCCCGTTCATCTCCATGCCAAATGACTGGATTATTTACAAAATCACTGTCACTGAACGAGTTGAGTTGTATCATTAAAGCAAATTCATCCACTCAATACTTGAGTTAAATATGGACCTATCATCTAATGCCGGGgtgggaaaacattttggctcaggggccacattgacttttaaaatttgacaggtgggccaagccaggatcagatgcttacatatcaaAAATACACACGAAAAAAGGCATTGAAGTGTGAATACttaagatttacttttaatgggaacagtgttgttttgttgatcgccttttttgtttttgccagtgcatcaaagtctggtgttagttttgttgtggcaattctaaGAAcacagctgggatctgtaggatgttttcttggtgttcatcacacgaaaagtctgttcacacaaaCACCACCGGCATCCTCTatgccatcttccggattttgGGAAAtgtgtctgcgcttaatgaagcataaaactcatccagtttgagagttgaacttctcttttaagacagtatcacattggagatcaatcagttccatctgcagcttcCGTGGccctgtttcagggtcttgtgtgaccgaatcttggatggcagttggtcagataaaggtgttttgccgagcctgcaagcttgattttaaccgctgagccgtagccatcagttcctgcgttgattggctgttagcataatcagcatgcttggtagaaaagtgacagctgatgttatattcctctaaaagcgcaatggtttcttaacaaaataGACATACAGCTTTTGACCGAAcgtcagtgaaaaagtatttagtagttcatactatattaaacactcggcactcactgtcgacttttcttttttttggcccacgcatggttgaagaagggttcagagcagtagcagagtaaaaacagaacagccaaagtcaagtcaatgtatcactgtagctactgcgctacctggagGAACCACTGgccattacaggacaacctggtggaactaccgtattaaaaggcgcagtctcagttacggggtctatttctgtatttaacacatacaaggcacgcatggagtcacagatcattCAGgcacggtgacgcgtggaaaaaaacatccggtctctttacgtacacctcactcagccactctcattttctcctcgtccatccagcccttttgattggccttaacgatgacttcggctggaaaccttTCTTTCGGCAGTGTCTTCcttttaaaaatcaccataggtggcagtttctgtccattaccatggcaaccaagcacaagaGTAAAAGCCGATTTCTCGTaacccgttgtgcgtatcgctaccatGTTGGTCCCCCTCTTCTccacagtgtggttcaccgggatgtcgaaagtgagcggcacctcgtccatgttggtggtgtggttgggctggatgtgtctGTCGGCAatatttttactgcagtaggagcggaagatggccagctttcccttgtaatccgccagaaattgctgcgccacggtagtccttgtccggatggatagatggcaccgtttcataaaacgaaagcaccgagacggacctccttgcaaatgttcgattttcatttcttctgcaagcgttattgccctcagtcgaatggtgactgtggagacgcttctcccggctgttctttgctcattaatccattgctggagttggtcttccaactcgggccacctcgcctcgattccgcggaaactcagcttcgtcttcttgaattggcgaagctcgttttcctgcttcctccacttgcgaaccatggattcgttgatcttgaattctctgcgtaactgatagcttgcagcttaaactgtgcttcgtaaacttgtctcttcgtaggtgtcattttcaggggtccttagccaaaccgatgcacataccgtaactatatacctactgggggcgtgcctttagcgtcctttcacgcgcacccttcccccatTTACGTCTGCGTGCTCTCCTccgtcacgtccgccttcctctatataagcagtgtgttggcaggaaatgctcccagtcagtcaagcggagggctcattaaagtcacacaaccaCATTTACAGATTTGGGAACTCGGTggacacataaggcgtgccgcattataaggcaccccgtccatttgggagaaaatgtaagacttttaagcaACCACGAGGAAGTTGTAAAATGTCTGTACACCTGTGTTTATTCTAGGCGTGTTTGTGACTCCTCTTCCGTGCCTTGATTGCTCTGTGCTGAGGAGGTGCTTTTAGGACATTTCAGTCGAGCAAATGCCACATTTAACCAtcagaaataaaatgaatcattttaatTATAGTTACTTTCAAATGGATTTAAATTCTGATAGATCAAGCGGAAACTGAGAGTAACAGGAtgaaacaaggaaatgaaaacaaacacagcacCTTATTTGCTGATACTATTGGGGGGGATATAAGACCAAAATGGTCCCACACGGGGAAAACCTTTCCTTTTCTTTAGGGCTCTATATCACAATGGCTTGAAGGGAACAATTGTGCTTCAATAGATCTGTAAATTTTTGGGGGGCCAGAAACACATCCCGTTGACAGATGTGCGTCCTTATAAAGGGTTGGGAGAGTTACTTCAATGTATTCCAATACTGTTACTAGTTACCTGTTAAACAAATGTAGTCAGTAATGTAATCCAAGTACCACAATATTAAAGTAATGTAACTTGATTACTTTCCATTACTTTTGGATTACTACAACAGcaaatatgaccaaaaaaattcattatcaataaaatatatatacatatatattttctgtctttttctataaatgtttaatatgcatgttttgaaaTGCGAGAGTGGGCACAAGGCTGAGCACCCAGGATTCAAATCCGAATTTCCGCGCAAGTCGGATTTTACGgtgaaatacttctgttacgggtattgtcccacgtgattgtgacagcaagctcagtgtgtgtgggcgtgggcgtcgatgtgtgagtgagacgggactgcgaaggaggaaggagtgcgcgccggtgcgagtgtgtacagtagcaagtgtagtgacagCAACCGGGGAAGACTAGCGATTAGTGGAGGACCCGTTGaagttgaatgtgcagaggagctaataaagccattaaagcagcaaatcggtgcttcgtgcctttattgttgccgccacccagctcagctgtgcaacgagagaaaggagttaacccctgcgtctcccgaccacggtcaggtgtcCGTAgcgggaaaggttaacacttcgtataaagaaattaaaataaaaaaataagatgttgTACTTagcattactgctgagagtgtgaaaaaaggagggcgaaaaaggcaaagatactcccggcgcacaaacacagacgagcactatgcactagctaagcagaaacactatggtgctggaacaaaatggcggacgaggcacgggcgtcgtaaagtcgaaacgtcgtaggtcgagtgcttcgtaactcgaggacttcctgtacttgAATGTAAACACTTGTATTCATACTCGGTCTCAAATAAATGTGGTCATTGCATCCCAAGTGGTAAAGGTTAAAAGTCGATAGCTTTACTAAAAAGTTTGGTTTCATGAATTCCGCCATGCCATAAAAGATACAGTCGTTAAGTAGTTTTCatctatatttaatgtttatacAATTAAagcaggtcactgatggtgtagtggtacactcgcctgactttggtgcaggcagcgtgggttcagttcccactcagtgacggtgtgaatgtgagtgcgaatggttgtccgtgtctatatgtgccctgcgactgactggcgaccagttcagggtgtagtctgcctttcgcctgaagtcagctgggataggctccagcgtcccgcgaccctaaccaggataagcggtgttgaaaatggatggatggacaattaaaGCACAGGTGATCCTGTGTTTCAAAAAAGTGTGTGGTTGCGACACAGGTGATCTTTGCACTTACCTCACCCACACAGCCTTCCTTTTGCAAATATTTCCGCACGGTGGCCCACACCTGACTCTTGGGAAGCACAGTGCCACCTGTGACCTCCTCAAAATTCTCATAGGAGCCAAACTTCTTCAGGACGCACTCCATGATTCCAACAGCCTGcagtcacacacaaacagcccGAGGCTAACGTACACTTATCAATCAGTCATTTGTAAGCTTGTGATGTACCTGCTCGAGAAAGAGGCCTGAGCCCTCGCTGTATTTGTCTAGCACAGACTTCGGTTCCGGCTGAGCATACTCAAATTGGGGTTCATACTTGTAGTCACACTGGAAGAACTTTTGCTTCTCCTGCTCAAGGTTCAGAGGCCTGAGGGCAATAAGCAGACACGGCCTGGTGGATGGGGACAGCGTGCTGCTTCTCACAGCTTTAGCGATGTGTGGTAGAGACGTGGCTGGTCGCAATGTCCCCTTTTTAGCACGCAGCCCCAGGGATTGGTTGACTGAACATGTGCTCTCACTGCGGCGCATCCAACCACCAGCACCCAGGCTGAGGCTAGTCAGGCTGCGCGCAGGGGGCGACGGGGCAGCTGAACCGCTGCGCCAAGGTGGTTGCATAAGCCGCCTGTCTGCCATCTGCTCCTGAGACCTTTGCAGGCACTGAGATGTCATGTCTAGGCTGAGAGGGTGACGGAGTGGAGGTCTGGCTGTGGCACACGTTTGTGACACTAATTTGCTCTCTACCACATGGTCAGTGTCTTTCTGAGCCAAGAACCCGTTTGGGGGGGCTTTCTTCTGCTTGGAAACATTGCTCCTTCCAGCCTGAGGTCTCAGCATGGTTTTAGTGTTGCTGCTGGTTTTGGCAGTTTTGGAGTTGTTCAGGTCCAAGAGGTCGCTACTGCCTTCAGAGTTGTCACCCTTGACATGATCCATGAAGACCACACCTGTGTCCAACACCATCACCACAGCCACCAGCTCTGCCTCACTCGGGCTAGGGCAGACATAACAGAGAGATTAATGTTGGCTTTTTTAGTGTGAAAATGGGAGCTATTGATGAGAGGATGAAGTCAGTCTGTGTCAGGGATATAATCACAATTTTCTTAACCTGTCCCATCTGTCCCCCGTACACTTCTATTGTcattaaaacaattcaattcCTTTTTAACATGTCGCTGAACAGTCGATGCGCAGATGACCAATCACATAGACAGCAGATGAGACACATATATGCTAAAGAAAATGTTGCGCAATCCAGCCTACGAGAGGGGGAAACATTTTTTGCACAGGAGCATTTTAATTCactatacagaccctttccaaataaattgaatatcatggaaaagtgcatttatttccatagttccattcaaaaagttaaactttcatagattaaaGATTCacggcccacaatttaaacaatttcaagtacttatttgtttattttccacataatttgggcttccaggtcataaaagccacaaaatcaggaattcaaaaatttttaatactgtgaagaaatcagcccaaattttgcaggccataaatgttttaaacggaGTGCCATACACTAATCAtttactaaactcaaagcacctgcacaggtttccccaggtgtcattaaattaattcaatttggttcaattgtctcagttgggttcaatatggggaagactgcagacttgacaactggccagaagaccatcattgataccctccatagggaTGGGTGAGCCACAAAAGTTAACCGCTaaagaggctggctgttcacagagtgctgtgtccaaaaatatcaatggaaagtttagtgtaaagaaaaaatgtggcaggagaagttgcaccagcaaaagaattgactgtgggcttcagcggattgtcaaacagagaagattcaagagtctagcagagatccagaaagagtggaatgaggcgggagtcacagttttaaaaaacaccacatttagacgcatccgggagatgggctacaactgtcgggttcctggGGTCAATCCACTTCTGAGCCCGAGCCGACGTAGGTAGCGTcacaactgggccaaggagaagaaggactggactgttggccagtggcccaaggtcctcttttccgatgaaagtaaagtgtgcctttcatttgggaatcgaggtccaagggtttggaggaagacgggtgaagaacagaacccaagctgcttgaggtccagtgtgaaatatccacaatcAGTCATGACTTGGGGTACAAAGTCAAGTGCAgatgttggtaaactctgctttcttaaatccaaggtcaccgtgacggtctaccagaatgttttagaggacttcaggATTCCTTccgctgaggatctgtatggagatttAATCTttcagcaggacctggcccctgcccatactgccagaagcaccaaaacctggtttggtgcccatgccatcacagtgcttgactgg belongs to Phyllopteryx taeniolatus isolate TA_2022b unplaced genomic scaffold, UOR_Ptae_1.2 contig_24, whole genome shotgun sequence and includes:
- the kiaa0895l gene encoding microtubule-associated tyrosine carboxypeptidase isoform X2, which produces MVLDTGVVFMDHVKGDNSEGSSDLLDLNNSKTAKTSSNTKTMLRPQAGRSNVSKQKKAPPNGFLAQKDTDHVVESKLVSQTCATARPPLRHPLSLDMTSQCLQRSQEQMADRRLMQPPWRSGSAAPSPPARSLTSLSLGAGGWMRRSESTCSVNQSLGLRAKKGTLRPATSLPHIAKAVRSSTLSPSTRPCLLIALRPLNLEQEKQKFFQCDYKYEPQFEYAQPEPKSVLDKYSEGSGLFLEQAVGIMECVLKKFGSYENFEEVTGGTVLPKSQVWATVRKYLQKEGCVGEVVVRLSDELLSQAVMMVESCRPTLTINLAGARQHWLEGMLRHEIGTHYLRGVNNSFQPWATAEGRKQFGLKPANPTEEGLASLHSVLLRKQPYLWRAALLYYTVFHAGSMSFSQLFSHVARFVQHPDVRWEYCLRAKRGQTDTSQPGCFSKDQVYLDGILRILRHRRDIDFKMLTSLGKVCVTFIHPTGEQANWEQVSATIGYKMSFPELLSHSQAKMGRGSPLCEQVREKIIENFKDNVPQCRIARNLGISSSTLHIIIKRFRESGEITVCKRHGRKPTLNTRDLRSLRRHCIKNRHQCVKDITTWAQEHIRKPMSVNTVWRYIGVL
- the kiaa0895l gene encoding uncharacterized protein kiaa0895l isoform X3, producing MVLDTGVVFMDHVKGDNSEGSSDLLDLNNSKTAKTSSNTKTMLRPQAGRSNVSKQKKAPPNGFLAQKDTDHVVESKLVSQTCATARPPLRHPLSLDMTSQCLQRSQEQMADRRLMQPPWRSGSAAPSPPARSLTSLSLGAGGWMRRSESTCSVNQSLGLRAKKGTLRPATSLPHIAKAVRSSTLSPSTRPCLLIALRPLNLEQEKQKFFQCDYKYEPQFEYAQPEPKSVLDKYSEGSGLFLEQAVGIMECVLKKFGSYENFEEVTGGTVLPKSQVWATVRKYLQKEGCVGEVVVRLSDELLSQAVMMVESCRPTLTINLAGARQHWLEGMLRHEIGCFSKDQVYLDGILRILRHRRDIDFKMLTSLGKVCVTFIHPTGEQANWEQVSATIGYKMSFPELLSHSQAKMGRGSPLCEQVREKIIENFKDNVPQCRIARNLGISSSTLHIIIKRFRESGEITVCKRHGRKPTLNTRDLRSLRRHCIKNRHQCVKDITTWAQEHIRKPMSVNTVWRYIGKCNLKLYYAKQKPFLNNTQKCRRLLWARAHLRWTDAKWKGVLWSDESTLQIVFGNCGRRVL
- the kiaa0895l gene encoding microtubule-associated tyrosine carboxypeptidase isoform X4, with product MVLDTGVVFMDHVKGDNSEGSSDLLDLNNSKTAKTSSNTKTMLRPQAGRSNVSKQKKAPPNGFLAQKDTDHVVESKLVSQTCATARPPLRHPLSLDMTSQCLQRSQEQMADRRLMQPPWRSGSAAPSPPARSLTSLSLGAGGWMRRSESTCSVNQSLGLRAKKGTLRPATSLPHIAKAVRSSTLSPSTRPCLLIALRPLNLEQEKQKFFQCDYKYEPQFEYAQPEPKSVLDKYSEGSGLFLEQAVGIMECVLKKFGSYENFEEVTGGTVLPKSQVWATVRKYLQKEGCVGEVVVRLSDELLSQAVMMVESCRPTLTINLAGARQHWLEGMLRHEIGTHYLRGVNNSFQPWATAEGRKQFGLKPANPTEEGLASLHSVLLRKQPYLWRAALLYYTVFHAGSMSFSQLFSHVARFVQHPDVRWEYCLRAKRGQTDTSQPGCFSKDQVYLDGILRILRHRRDIDFKMLTSLGKVCVTFIHPTGEQANWEQVSYEDVEKLRHLTVINNPRIPHFMRDQDRYLQHLEHIVAVNKVDDLTLQELLP
- the kiaa0895l gene encoding microtubule-associated tyrosine carboxypeptidase isoform X6; this encodes MVLDTGVVFMDHVKGDNSEGSSDLLDLNNSKTAKTSSNTKTMLRPQAGRSNVSKQKKAPPNGFLAQKDTDHVVESKLVSQTCATARPPLRHPLSLDMTSQCLQRSQEQMADRRLMQPPWRSGSAAPSPPARSLTSLSLGAGGWMRRSESTCSVNQSLGLRAKKGTLRPATSLPHIAKAVRSSTLSPSTRPCLLIALRPLNLEQEKQKFFQCDYKYEPQFEYAQPEPKSVLDKYSEGSGLFLEQAVGIMECVLKKFGSYENFEEVTGGTVLPKSQVWATVRKYLQKEGCVGEVVVRLSDELLSQAVMMVESCRPTLTINLAGARQHWLEGMLRHEIGTHYLRGVNNSFQPWATAEGRKQFGLKPANPTEEGLASLHSVLLRKQPYLWRAALLYYTVFHAGSMSFSQLFSHVARFVQHPDVRWEYCLRAKRGQTDTSQPGCFSKDQVYLDGILRILRHRRDIDFKMLTSLGKVCVTFIHPTGEQANWEQVQRIWRNHCM
- the kiaa0895l gene encoding microtubule-associated tyrosine carboxypeptidase isoform X5; this translates as MVLDTGVVFMDHVKGDNSEGSSDLLDLNNSKTAKTSSNTKTMLRPQAGRSNVSKQKKAPPNGFLAQKDTDHVVESKLVSQTCATARPPLRHPLSLDMTSQCLQRSQEQMADRRLMQPPWRSGSAAPSPPARSLTSLSLGAGGWMRRSESTCSVNQSLGLRAKKGTLRPATSLPHIAKAVRSSTLSPSTRPCLLIALRPLNLEQEKQKFFQCDYKYEPQFEYAQPEPKSVLDKYSEGSGLFLEQAVGIMECVLKKFGSYENFEEVTGGTVLPKSQVWATVRKYLQKEGCVGEVVVRLSDELLSQAVMMVESCRPTLTINLAGARQHWLEGMLRHEIGTHYLRGVNNSFQPWATAEGRKQFGLKPANPTEEGLASLHSVLLRKQPYLWRAALLYYTVFHAGSMSFSQLFSHVARFVQHPDVRWEYCLRAKRGQTDTSQPGCFSKDQVYLDGILRILRHRRDIDFKMLTSLGKVSYEDVEKLRHLTVINNPRIPHFMRDQDRYLQHLEHIVAVNKVDDLTLQELLP
- the kiaa0895l gene encoding microtubule-associated tyrosine carboxypeptidase 1 isoform X8 — encoded protein: MVLDTGVVFMDHVKGDNSEGSSDLLDLNNSKTAKTSSNTKTMLRPQAGRSNVSKQKKAPPNGFLAQKDTDHVVESKLVSQTCATARPPLRHPLSLDMTSQCLQRSQEQMADRRLMQPPWRSGSAAPSPPARSLTSLSLGAGGWMRRSESTCSVNQSLGLRAKKGTLRPATSLPHIAKAVRSSTLSPSTRPCLLIALRPLNLEQEKQKFFQCDYKYEPQFEYAQPEPKSVLDKYSEGSGLFLEQAVGIMECVLKKFGSYENFEEVTGGTVLPKSQVWATVRKYLQKEGCVGEVVVRLSDELLSQAVMMVESCRPTLTINLAGARQHWLEGMLRHEIGCFSKDQVYLDGILRILRHRRDIDFKMLTSLGKVSYEDVEKLRHLTVINNPRIPHFMRDQDRYLQHLEHIVAVNKVDDLTLQELLP